One genomic window of Candidatus Kuenenia stuttgartiensis includes the following:
- the secG gene encoding preprotein translocase subunit SecG codes for MIKAEKAFKWGLAIVVIFGTLNAFFFLNWIVALKITLPILCVFLIGAILLQSGKGGGLAAIGGLGDQSAFGTRTSSFLTQVTYLIGAAFIVATIFLFKLSSPTGDLGTMMTHEHREPQEPQEHEHSEDCDHD; via the coding sequence ATGATTAAGGCGGAAAAGGCGTTTAAATGGGGGCTTGCTATTGTTGTTATCTTTGGCACGCTGAATGCATTCTTTTTTTTAAATTGGATTGTTGCATTGAAAATAACATTGCCAATTTTATGCGTATTTTTAATTGGTGCAATATTATTGCAGTCCGGAAAAGGAGGGGGGTTGGCTGCTATTGGAGGTTTGGGCGATCAGTCCGCTTTTGGCACAAGAACAAGCTCGTTTCTTACGCAAGTTACCTATCTGATTGGCGCCGCCTTTATTGTTGCAACAATTTTCTTGTTTAAACTTTCTTCGCCTACCGGAGATTTAGGAACAATGATGACACATGAACATCGGGAACCGCAGGAACCGCAGGAACATGAACACAGTGAAGATTGTGATCATGATTAA
- the tpiA gene encoding triose-phosphate isomerase, with amino-acid sequence MNSDNQKKRPIILGNWKMNKSLKEGVQYARSLKAAIAGKTWIMCGICPPYVFLKDICAILEGSTICVSAQNMHSEASGAFTGEIAAPMLKEVGCSHVLVGHSERRHIFGEDDFFINDKIKKAISFELVPILCIGETLEEREAGNTKDIVLRQLKNGLRGVGIELIKCIIIAYEPVWAIGTGRTASPEQANEVHSFIRTILSEDYGKDIAKKLSIIYGGSVKADNTEALIHQPEIDGLLVGGASLELESFLTIIEVVQGVDF; translated from the coding sequence TTGAATTCAGACAACCAAAAAAAAAGACCGATTATTCTGGGCAATTGGAAGATGAATAAATCCCTGAAAGAGGGGGTTCAATATGCCAGGTCTTTAAAAGCGGCTATAGCGGGGAAAACCTGGATTATGTGCGGTATTTGTCCGCCTTACGTTTTCCTCAAAGATATTTGTGCCATTTTGGAGGGCAGTACGATTTGCGTTTCGGCTCAAAATATGCACAGTGAAGCCAGTGGGGCATTTACAGGTGAAATTGCCGCTCCAATGTTAAAGGAAGTCGGGTGTTCTCATGTACTTGTTGGCCATTCAGAGAGAAGACATATTTTTGGAGAAGACGATTTCTTCATAAATGATAAAATCAAAAAAGCCATATCCTTTGAATTAGTTCCAATACTTTGTATTGGTGAGACGTTGGAAGAACGAGAGGCCGGGAATACAAAAGATATCGTTCTTCGGCAGCTTAAAAATGGATTGCGTGGTGTTGGCATTGAATTAATAAAATGCATTATCATTGCGTATGAGCCGGTTTGGGCGATTGGCACTGGCAGAACGGCTTCTCCTGAACAGGCAAACGAAGTTCATTCCTTTATCAGGACTATTTTATCTGAAGACTATGGTAAAGATATTGCAAAGAAGTTGAGTATTATCTATGGAGGGAGCGTAAAAGCAGATAATACTGAAGCATTGATACATCAGCCGGAAATTGACGGTCTTTTGGTTGGCGGTGCCAGCCTTGAATTAGAATCTTTTTTAACAATTATTGAAGTTGTACAGGGTGTTGATTTTTAG
- the pheA gene encoding prephenate dehydratase produces the protein MSIDDLRNEIDIIDEKIVDLLNERAKFVLKIGEIKQQNRSQVYVPNREQEVYLRITSKNKGPLSNECLKAIYRELMAGSLVLEKAIRVSYLGPEGTFSYFAAKQKFGSSVEYIPARGIECVFSDVAGNRCDYGIVPVENTIEGGIRETLNMFVKHDVKVCSEIILPIHHYLMANCKKEEIRKVFSKPQILTQCKNWLAVNIPCIELIEVSSSAEAARIVAGAQKSEEGRCFAVIGNSEISHKYGLKILFENIEDDPSNTTRFFVLGKEYSGPSGKDKTAIMCYVKNRSGALVEILGPFKSYSINLTNIESLPTRKKAWEYCFYLDFDGHVSDQNVQKALEEISKKCFDVKILGSFPKGD, from the coding sequence ATGAGTATCGATGATTTAAGGAACGAAATTGACATAATTGATGAGAAGATTGTAGATTTACTCAACGAAAGAGCAAAATTCGTTTTAAAGATTGGAGAAATTAAACAACAAAATCGTTCACAGGTTTACGTTCCTAATAGAGAGCAGGAAGTTTACCTACGAATTACATCAAAAAATAAGGGGCCTTTATCTAATGAATGCTTAAAAGCTATATACCGTGAATTAATGGCAGGTTCTTTGGTGTTAGAGAAGGCTATTAGGGTTTCTTATCTCGGCCCTGAAGGAACGTTTAGTTATTTTGCCGCAAAACAGAAATTTGGTTCGTCTGTTGAGTACATCCCGGCAAGGGGCATAGAGTGTGTTTTCAGTGATGTAGCCGGCAATAGATGTGATTATGGCATTGTTCCCGTTGAGAATACCATTGAAGGTGGCATTCGTGAAACATTGAATATGTTTGTAAAACATGATGTAAAGGTATGTTCTGAAATAATTTTGCCAATCCATCATTATTTGATGGCAAATTGCAAAAAAGAAGAAATCAGAAAGGTATTTTCGAAACCACAAATATTAACACAGTGTAAAAATTGGTTGGCGGTTAACATTCCTTGCATTGAACTTATTGAGGTAAGTAGTAGCGCAGAGGCTGCAAGAATAGTTGCAGGTGCTCAAAAGTCGGAGGAAGGCAGGTGTTTTGCCGTGATTGGCAACTCTGAGATTTCTCACAAATATGGATTAAAGATTCTTTTTGAAAATATTGAAGACGACCCGAGCAATACGACAAGGTTTTTTGTCCTCGGCAAAGAATATAGCGGCCCCAGCGGAAAGGACAAAACAGCGATAATGTGTTACGTTAAAAATCGTTCCGGGGCATTGGTAGAAATCTTAGGCCCATTTAAATCGTACAGCATCAATCTCACGAATATAGAATCACTGCCTACGCGAAAAAAGGCATGGGAATATTGCTTTTATTTGGATTTTGATGGACATGTATCAGACCAGAATGTTCAAAAAGCACTTGAAGAGATATCAAAAAAATGTTTTGATGTTAAGATTCTCGGCTCTTTTCCAAAAGGAGATTAA
- a CDS encoding NYN domain-containing protein, whose protein sequence is MAVGKIGNSPQRIGVFVDVQNMFYSAKALHQSKIDYSKLLLEIVGGRNLVRAIAYIVQKPDVDQSSFTDALCRLGYEIKTKDLRLRPDGTAKGDWDMGIAIDTISIASKLDTVVLVTGDGDFVPLVELLKYHGCRVETVSFRRSTAIELINVSTKYTAIEESMLFKEKKFQKNDTAN, encoded by the coding sequence ATGGCAGTAGGAAAAATAGGCAACTCTCCGCAAAGGATTGGGGTCTTCGTTGATGTTCAAAATATGTTTTATTCCGCAAAGGCGTTACATCAGTCTAAGATTGATTATAGTAAACTTTTATTAGAGATCGTTGGTGGTAGAAATTTAGTACGGGCAATAGCTTATATCGTACAGAAACCGGATGTGGACCAATCCAGTTTTACAGACGCTTTGTGCCGATTAGGGTATGAGATCAAAACGAAGGACCTGCGACTGAGGCCTGACGGCACCGCAAAAGGTGATTGGGACATGGGTATTGCAATTGATACAATTTCAATTGCATCCAAACTGGACACAGTTGTATTGGTTACTGGTGATGGGGATTTTGTACCACTGGTAGAGCTATTGAAATACCATGGTTGTAGGGTTGAAACTGTTTCTTTTCGACGTAGTACCGCCATAGAACTCATCAATGTTTCTACAAAATATACCGCTATAGAAGAATCTATGCTATTTAAGGAAAAAAAGTTTCAAAAAAATGATACTGCAAACTAA
- the rnc gene encoding ribonuclease III — translation MILQTNSQTNPEKFIACQNIIGYSFKKMLLLEKALTHTSCRVENNFSNERLEFLGDAVLGMIISDYLYKTMPHYSEGELTNVKSVVVSQSTLAKVGMEAGLKEFLLVGRGLNDRDLFPKSLLANVFEALIAAIYIDGGIEAASEFTLRYLKKEIDLVCKNQHKKNYKSILQQYSQKEYGITPTYRLLQQIGPDHGKSFEIVVSIKGSEYGRGWGKSKKEAEQSAAKEALKILTPDSN, via the coding sequence ATGATACTGCAAACTAACTCTCAAACAAACCCGGAAAAATTTATTGCATGCCAGAACATTATTGGCTATTCTTTTAAAAAAATGTTGTTACTAGAAAAGGCATTGACGCATACATCATGCCGGGTTGAGAATAATTTTTCAAACGAGCGGTTAGAATTCCTTGGCGATGCAGTATTAGGTATGATTATTTCCGACTATCTTTACAAAACAATGCCGCATTATAGCGAAGGAGAGTTGACAAATGTAAAGTCTGTTGTTGTAAGCCAATCAACATTGGCAAAAGTTGGCATGGAGGCCGGCTTAAAAGAATTTCTTTTAGTGGGAAGAGGATTAAACGACAGGGACCTTTTTCCGAAATCTTTGCTCGCAAATGTTTTTGAAGCTTTAATTGCAGCAATTTATATTGATGGAGGCATAGAAGCCGCCAGTGAGTTTACCTTAAGATATTTAAAAAAAGAAATAGATCTCGTATGTAAAAACCAGCACAAAAAAAATTACAAATCGATATTGCAACAATACAGTCAAAAAGAATATGGTATTACCCCAACTTACCGGTTATTGCAACAAATAGGGCCAGACCATGGCAAATCCTTCGAAATAGTGGTGTCAATTAAGGGGAGTGAATATGGCCGGGGATGGGGAAAAAGCAAAAAAGAAGCAGAACAATCTGCCGCGAAAGAAGCCTTGAAAATATTAACACCCGATTCAAATTAA
- a CDS encoding cyclodeaminase/cyclohydrolase family protein: MMYLNESIEKYLNDSAARIPAPGGGSASALIGALASAMASMSIHFTVGKQGFEQNTGRLKELLKECEKSREVLTALIQEDVDVYNEVDKTLRMPKITSDEKKFRLESIIRAKIFATMVPLKTAMTCLYVLKLTREFAEITNPNLISEVGVAAILADAGFQCGKINVDINLSHLDNQVMIQKVQNEMHQAEKTAKIYFNEIYKIVQKKLWREEQAI; encoded by the coding sequence ATGATGTATTTAAATGAGTCCATTGAAAAGTATTTGAATGATTCGGCTGCCCGCATTCCGGCGCCTGGCGGTGGGAGTGCGTCGGCATTAATTGGGGCGTTGGCGTCAGCAATGGCTTCAATGTCGATTCATTTTACTGTTGGAAAACAAGGATTTGAACAAAATACCGGACGGTTAAAGGAATTACTGAAAGAATGTGAAAAGAGCAGAGAAGTGTTAACGGCATTAATACAGGAAGATGTTGATGTTTATAATGAAGTAGACAAGACATTACGGATGCCAAAGATTACAAGTGATGAAAAGAAATTTAGACTCGAATCCATTATAAGGGCAAAGATATTTGCGACGATGGTACCCTTAAAAACCGCAATGACGTGTCTTTATGTATTAAAATTGACCAGAGAATTTGCGGAAATTACCAATCCAAATCTCATATCAGAAGTAGGTGTAGCTGCGATACTTGCTGATGCAGGATTTCAATGTGGTAAGATAAATGTTGATATTAATCTTTCGCATTTGGACAACCAGGTAATGATTCAAAAGGTACAAAATGAGATGCATCAGGCAGAGAAAACTGCCAAAATTTATTTTAATGAAATTTATAAAATCGTACAGAAAAAATTGTGGAGAGAAGAACAAGCTATCTAA
- a CDS encoding L,D-transpeptidase family protein, which yields MKNITINKILIFMSIFAPVNSGLFLFSNNTSIFAANDHGTSILLVGKDDIILYKKDIIISTDDLKNIKKNKTPLSEKRSVFNIGMIDEYLKEGKNYEARNHLSEIFLNKKIPEKQHEIKELLDKLNSELIFSTKPSEDAVLYTVQAGETLSKIAKQFNTNYELIMRINKKPDSRLNIGEKLKILKGKTKILISKSEFTLTVLLNDRYVKQYRIGTGKNDKTPEGTFEVKNKMKNPTWYSPYGGVYSYGDEKNILGTRWIGFKEKENLAGFGIHGTTMPETIGTASSDGCIRMKNSDVEEVFDFVTTDTGIIIQR from the coding sequence ATGAAAAATATTACAATAAACAAAATATTGATATTTATGTCTATTTTCGCTCCTGTAAACAGCGGCCTATTTTTATTTAGCAACAATACCAGCATCTTTGCCGCAAATGATCACGGAACATCCATTTTACTGGTAGGAAAAGATGATATCATATTGTATAAAAAAGATATTATTATAAGCACTGATGATCTAAAAAATATTAAAAAGAATAAGACGCCACTCAGTGAAAAAAGGAGTGTGTTTAACATAGGTATGATTGATGAATATTTAAAAGAGGGGAAAAATTATGAGGCGAGAAATCATCTTTCGGAAATTTTTTTAAATAAAAAAATCCCTGAAAAACAGCATGAAATTAAAGAATTATTAGATAAATTGAACAGTGAATTGATATTTTCAACCAAACCTTCCGAAGATGCGGTATTGTATACCGTGCAGGCTGGGGAAACGCTTTCGAAGATTGCAAAGCAATTTAATACCAATTATGAACTTATTATGAGAATAAATAAAAAACCGGATTCACGACTGAATATTGGAGAAAAACTCAAGATTCTAAAAGGTAAAACAAAGATATTGATTAGTAAGAGTGAATTTACCCTGACGGTGCTGCTGAACGACCGTTATGTAAAACAATACCGTATCGGTACCGGTAAGAATGATAAAACGCCGGAAGGAACGTTTGAGGTCAAGAACAAAATGAAGAATCCAACATGGTATTCGCCTTATGGCGGTGTTTATTCTTACGGAGATGAGAAAAACATATTAGGGACACGGTGGATAGGTTTTAAAGAAAAAGAAAATCTTGCCGGATTCGGGATTCATGGTACAACGATGCCTGAAACAATTGGTACCGCATCTTCAGACGGGTGTATTCGAATGAAAAATAGTGATGTTGAAGAAGTGTTTGATTTTGTTACAACGGATACCGGGATTATCATACAAAGATAA
- a CDS encoding OmpA/MotB family protein produces the protein MSSRKKKKKGFFPAKPPDMFLLSYAALATLLLAFFIIINTFTEEKNKKMVEAFQKSFQRNVITLGMGGLLPESSSIEESKNIHDMKYTFYDDDMDDIPAQTGDKEVDKMENEADHIPAAAVIYFKEHGATLSLEGMHSLNNLVNLTADRPVLLMVEGHTRVAFKPSKDYETSWKLSVDRARAVADYLHEKGNISHKRLITVGHGNNNSFVKSPGGDRFNDRVSIIIKKLR, from the coding sequence ATGTCTTCTCGCAAAAAGAAAAAGAAGGGTTTCTTTCCTGCAAAGCCGCCGGACATGTTTTTGTTATCGTATGCAGCATTGGCAACGTTGCTTCTGGCTTTTTTTATCATTATTAATACTTTTACTGAAGAGAAAAACAAGAAAATGGTTGAAGCATTTCAAAAATCGTTTCAAAGAAATGTTATAACATTAGGTATGGGGGGATTGTTGCCGGAGAGCAGTAGTATTGAAGAGAGTAAAAATATCCATGATATGAAATATACCTTTTACGATGATGATATGGATGATATTCCGGCGCAAACAGGCGATAAGGAAGTAGATAAAATGGAGAATGAAGCAGATCATATACCTGCCGCTGCAGTAATTTATTTTAAAGAGCATGGAGCAACATTGTCGCTGGAAGGCATGCATTCTTTAAATAACCTGGTTAATTTGACTGCTGACAGACCTGTTTTGTTAATGGTAGAGGGGCATACGAGAGTGGCCTTTAAACCATCTAAGGATTATGAAACAAGCTGGAAACTATCGGTTGATAGAGCGAGAGCTGTTGCTGATTATTTGCACGAAAAAGGGAACATTTCTCACAAAAGGCTAATAACTGTCGGACATGGCAACAATAATTCTTTTGTTAAAAGCCCTGGCGGCGACAGATTTAATGACAGAGTGTCTATTATCATCAAAAAGTTGAGATAA
- a CDS encoding flagellar motor protein MotB, which yields MSEEAPKGPETPGWLLTYGDMVTLLVTFFVMLISLSTINVDKYKEAMKQVQASIGGTHVLEGSKQPLDKDAKSDIVDIKEVDFPPTRMQELTETEKFVEDKEWYQYLNDFVTKSELS from the coding sequence ATGTCAGAAGAAGCGCCGAAAGGCCCGGAAACTCCAGGATGGTTGCTAACATACGGCGATATGGTGACATTGTTAGTAACATTTTTTGTTATGTTAATAAGCCTTTCTACGATCAATGTTGATAAATATAAAGAAGCCATGAAACAGGTTCAGGCTAGTATTGGGGGTACTCATGTATTGGAAGGCAGCAAACAACCTCTAGACAAAGATGCAAAGTCCGACATTGTTGATATTAAAGAAGTTGATTTTCCGCCCACGCGAATGCAGGAATTGACGGAAACGGAAAAATTTGTTGAAGATAAAGAATGGTATCAATATTTAAACGATTTTGTTACGAAATCCGAATTAAGCTAA
- a CDS encoding motility protein A, which translates to MDPGALIGIIIGAALILVSIVMDGGGAAVIAYINIPSIMIVVGGTLAATIVRFPIPTVIGAIAVAKKTVFVKFGPIEEEIKRLVEFCKVSRREGLLGLEKEVEKINDPFLVKSVRLLVDGSDSDALRDILGTEIDKIRQRHTSGKGILDFAGMVAPAYGMIGTLLGLVNMLKNLDDPSKIGGGMAVALITTLYGVILSNLIFIPLGGRLETLSSKELLSKEIILEGVVSIQKGDAPMITEDKLKAFLQPKDAMKMSEENKKE; encoded by the coding sequence ATGGATCCTGGTGCACTAATAGGGATAATAATTGGTGCTGCGTTGATATTGGTATCTATTGTGATGGATGGAGGTGGAGCGGCAGTTATTGCTTACATCAACATACCTTCCATAATGATTGTAGTTGGTGGGACGTTGGCTGCGACCATCGTACGATTTCCGATACCGACAGTAATTGGAGCGATTGCCGTAGCAAAGAAAACGGTATTTGTTAAATTTGGGCCAATTGAGGAAGAAATCAAGCGGTTGGTTGAATTTTGTAAAGTCAGTCGTCGCGAAGGTCTTTTGGGACTCGAGAAAGAGGTTGAAAAAATAAATGATCCATTTTTGGTTAAGTCGGTAAGATTACTGGTGGACGGTTCGGACTCGGATGCCTTAAGGGATATTCTCGGAACTGAAATTGATAAAATAAGACAAAGACATACATCTGGCAAGGGTATTCTTGATTTTGCAGGAATGGTGGCTCCTGCTTATGGTATGATTGGAACGTTGTTGGGCCTTGTTAATATGTTAAAAAACCTCGATGACCCCTCAAAAATTGGCGGCGGTATGGCGGTTGCGCTTATAACTACATTGTATGGGGTTATTTTGTCAAATCTTATTTTTATACCACTTGGTGGCAGATTAGAAACGTTAAGCAGCAAAGAACTTTTGTCGAAAGAAATCATACTGGAAGGCGTTGTTTCAATACAAAAAGGTGATGCACCCATGATTACCGAAGACAAATTGAAGGCGTTTTTGCAGCCGAAGGATGCGATGAAAATGTCTGAAGAAAATAAAAAGGAATAG
- a CDS encoding metal-dependent transcriptional regulator: MNIIESCHEELLELIWTIEEEHGETEKELLIRKEGSSFAEAYLKTLVNNGYILLKDNKVILTEKGQVEAKLIIRRHRLAERLLHDVLEVKEEAMDSSACDFEHFLSEEVTTSICTLLGHPLTCPHGKNIPPGDCCRKTDQEIRPVVFPLTELQPGKNAKISYIVTKFNGRLDRLSSMGLLPGIKIHLHQKYPTYVIQMGQTQIAIDSTVARDIYVRHG, translated from the coding sequence GTGAACATAATTGAGTCTTGCCATGAAGAATTGCTGGAGTTGATATGGACAATTGAAGAAGAACATGGTGAAACCGAGAAGGAATTGCTGATCAGGAAGGAAGGCAGTTCTTTTGCTGAAGCATATCTGAAAACACTTGTGAATAATGGATATATTTTGTTAAAAGATAATAAAGTTATTCTGACGGAAAAGGGTCAGGTGGAAGCAAAATTAATCATCAGAAGGCACAGACTTGCGGAAAGATTATTGCACGATGTTTTAGAGGTAAAAGAAGAAGCCATGGATTCCAGCGCGTGTGATTTTGAGCATTTTTTGAGCGAAGAGGTAACAACAAGCATATGCACGCTTTTGGGTCACCCATTAACATGTCCTCATGGGAAAAATATCCCTCCGGGTGATTGCTGCAGGAAAACTGATCAGGAAATACGCCCTGTAGTATTTCCACTTACAGAATTACAGCCTGGGAAAAACGCTAAAATTTCTTACATTGTTACGAAATTTAACGGTAGACTGGACAGGCTTTCTTCAATGGGATTATTGCCAGGGATAAAAATCCACCTACACCAGAAATACCCCACCTATGTGATACAAATGGGCCAAACACAAATTGCAATCGATTCAACTGTTGCACGCGATATCTATGTGCGGCATGGTTGA
- a CDS encoding ferrous iron transporter B: MNIKSAGTFKLALVGNPNVGKSVIFGLLTGKYVTVSNYPGTTVEVSRGVYKGYEGGIEVIDTPGANSLIPLSEDEAVARDILLEDYDKRIVQVIDAKNLRRGLLITTQIAEMGLPVLLVLNMWDELLDRGMNVDINALQDYLKIPIVKTIATHKVGFRELFHSVPLASVPDIRINYGRYIEEGISRVGKILNNLMVVNDRALAIMLLSHDESLERKLKEKLPEVSLQEIAGIREDVQRHFSNPLGYVISIKRSHYVDSLIEKVTTAAGKEAETRPFMRGVFFFFLVPLTTFLIGYKLMSLLMYAITMKLQVSDVLETVLELSAGGIMSLYFTLYLYKNEFKTRSKITEVLGRITMHPIAAFPLLIIILWIVYKWVGEFGSGVCVDFLENKIFGSAETPSDGFDLCVYIPFLKKVYTFTHINFEGINYYIGLLAQKIMSKDNLIYELFLNAQSGLIQVGLTYAIAIVFPIVGFFFLAFGIMEDSGYLPRLGVMVDKTFKRIGLNGKAVLPMVLGLGCDTMATMTTRILNTKKERIIATLLLALAVPCSAQLGVIASVLGSISGIYFAAYFLIICSQLFFVGYLSAIILPGAPSDFIMEIPPFRMPKLSNIFIKTFYRVNWFMKEAVPLFVLGTLVLFVATKLGVLSFVEKIGQPVIGYFLGLPVETTRGFILGFLRRDYGAVSIFKVLEEQGVGHVIDPKQLLVSLVVITLFIPCIANFFVMIKERGAKNAFLMFAFILPYSILVGGLLRIVLRLF, encoded by the coding sequence ATGAATATTAAGAGTGCAGGTACCTTCAAATTGGCACTTGTCGGAAACCCGAATGTCGGAAAGAGTGTTATTTTTGGGTTACTTACGGGTAAATACGTAACAGTATCAAACTATCCGGGCACCACGGTGGAAGTATCGCGTGGGGTATATAAAGGGTATGAAGGGGGTATCGAAGTGATAGATACGCCGGGCGCGAATAGTCTCATACCGCTTTCTGAAGATGAGGCAGTTGCAAGGGATATTTTGCTGGAAGATTACGATAAGCGCATTGTTCAGGTTATCGATGCTAAAAACCTGAGGCGTGGTTTATTGATAACAACCCAGATCGCTGAAATGGGGTTGCCGGTCTTGCTGGTACTTAATATGTGGGATGAACTCCTTGACAGAGGGATGAATGTTGATATCAATGCCTTGCAGGATTATTTGAAGATTCCTATAGTGAAAACTATTGCAACACACAAGGTAGGTTTCAGAGAGTTGTTTCATTCGGTGCCTCTTGCCAGTGTGCCGGACATCCGGATTAATTACGGCAGATATATTGAAGAAGGAATTTCAAGGGTAGGCAAGATACTTAACAATCTAATGGTGGTGAACGACAGGGCTTTGGCGATTATGTTGTTATCGCATGACGAATCGCTGGAAAGAAAATTAAAGGAAAAATTACCGGAAGTTTCGTTGCAAGAAATTGCCGGAATACGTGAAGACGTGCAGAGACATTTTAGTAATCCGTTAGGGTACGTTATTAGCATTAAACGCTCACATTATGTTGACAGTCTGATTGAAAAGGTTACAACCGCAGCGGGAAAAGAGGCGGAAACCCGGCCGTTTATGAGGGGAGTATTTTTCTTCTTTTTGGTACCCCTGACGACTTTTTTAATCGGATATAAACTTATGTCGTTGCTCATGTATGCAATTACCATGAAGTTGCAGGTATCCGATGTCCTTGAGACCGTGCTGGAACTTTCTGCCGGCGGCATAATGTCCCTTTATTTTACGTTGTATCTTTATAAAAATGAATTTAAAACACGGAGTAAAATTACCGAAGTTTTGGGGCGGATTACCATGCATCCCATAGCTGCATTTCCCCTGTTGATAATAATTTTGTGGATAGTTTACAAATGGGTGGGAGAGTTTGGTTCCGGTGTGTGTGTGGACTTTTTAGAAAACAAGATATTTGGCAGTGCGGAAACGCCCTCGGATGGCTTTGATTTATGTGTGTATATTCCTTTTCTTAAAAAGGTTTATACTTTTACCCACATCAATTTCGAGGGAATAAATTATTATATTGGACTGTTGGCACAAAAAATAATGAGTAAAGATAATTTGATTTACGAATTATTTTTAAATGCGCAATCAGGGCTGATTCAGGTAGGACTTACCTATGCGATTGCAATCGTTTTCCCCATTGTAGGGTTTTTCTTTCTTGCATTTGGCATTATGGAAGACAGCGGGTATTTGCCCAGACTGGGGGTGATGGTGGACAAGACATTTAAGCGTATCGGATTAAACGGAAAGGCCGTGCTTCCAATGGTTTTAGGTTTGGGATGTGACACGATGGCAACGATGACCACCAGGATTTTAAATACGAAAAAGGAAAGGATTATTGCCACCCTGTTGTTAGCATTGGCGGTACCCTGTTCCGCGCAGCTAGGGGTGATTGCAAGTGTTCTCGGTAGTATTTCCGGGATATATTTTGCGGCATATTTTCTTATTATTTGCTCACAGCTTTTTTTTGTTGGTTATTTATCAGCAATAATCCTGCCAGGCGCCCCCTCTGATTTTATAATGGAGATACCTCCGTTTCGCATGCCAAAATTATCCAATATATTCATAAAGACATTTTATCGGGTTAACTGGTTTATGAAAGAGGCCGTACCTTTGTTTGTACTGGGTACGCTTGTTTTATTTGTTGCTACAAAGTTGGGAGTGTTATCTTTTGTTGAGAAAATAGGGCAACCAGTAATCGGATATTTTTTAGGATTGCCGGTTGAAACGACCCGCGGATTTATTTTAGGGTTTTTAAGAAGAGATTATGGAGCGGTTAGTATTTTTAAAGTGTTGGAAGAACAGGGGGTGGGGCATGTAATAGATCCAAAACAGTTACTGGTTTCCCTCGTGGTTATCACCTTGTTTATTCCCTGCATTGCAAATTTTTTTGTTATGATCAAAGAGCGCGGTGCGAAAAACGCATTTTTAATGTTTGCATTTATATTGCCCTATTCTATACTCGTTGGGGGTTTGTTAAGAATTGTTTTGCGTTTATTTTGA
- a CDS encoding YkgJ family cysteine cluster protein, whose translation MDCSEQTKDKEDGADCKPWYKKGLQFECQQCGKCCRGEPGVVWVNDKEIKDISRFLGITQEMFAKKYLRNVYGRISLVEYGNGDCVMYNNGCVIYEVRPCQCRTFPFWSSNIKEKNEWEKLKGQCAGIDKGRLHNLKTIRKNLIMYENRFAG comes from the coding sequence ATGGATTGCAGCGAACAAACAAAAGATAAAGAGGATGGAGCAGATTGTAAGCCCTGGTACAAAAAAGGACTACAGTTTGAATGCCAGCAGTGTGGCAAGTGTTGCCGTGGGGAGCCAGGGGTTGTTTGGGTGAATGACAAAGAGATTAAAGACATTTCCCGATTTCTGGGAATTACTCAGGAAATGTTTGCAAAAAAATATTTAAGAAATGTTTATGGGCGAATTAGTTTGGTGGAATATGGCAATGGCGATTGCGTTATGTATAACAACGGTTGCGTTATATATGAAGTTAGACCATGCCAATGCAGAACGTTTCCTTTTTGGTCTTCGAACATCAAAGAAAAGAACGAGTGGGAAAAGTTAAAGGGGCAGTGTGCAGGCATAGATAAAGGGCGGTTGCATAATTTGAAAACAATACGAAAGAATTTGATAATGTATGAAAATCGATTTGCCGGATAA